From Coriobacteriaceae bacterium, a single genomic window includes:
- the ptcA gene encoding putrescine carbamoyltransferase, with protein MALPKDFIDTNDFTKEQILAIEDLGLAMKKAIKVDGYYPHLLRNKSLGMIFQQVSTRTRLSFETAMTDLGGHAQFYGPGTIQLGGHESLGDTARVMGSLLDIMMARVDRHKDVVGLAEGSAVPVINGMSEFNHPTQEMGDLMTMLENLPEGKKIEDCTLAFIGDATQVCVSLMFIASKVGMKFVQFGPKGHQIPDGGLHVGTVEERAEFGKQMMAIAEENCKVSGGSVVISDDIECIKGADFIYTDVWYGLYDEEVSGENYMDVFYPKYQVTMDMMNFAGPNSKFMHCLPATRNEEVVDEVMDDPERSLCWVEAENRKHSIRALLAALGKRTPLNDEGVEYSAKAELHAALEALEQL; from the coding sequence ATGGCACTGCCTAAGGATTTCATCGACACCAACGACTTCACCAAAGAGCAGATCCTGGCTATCGAGGATCTTGGTCTGGCAATGAAGAAGGCCATCAAGGTTGACGGTTATTATCCGCACCTGCTCCGCAACAAGAGCCTTGGCATGATCTTCCAGCAGGTCTCCACCCGCACTCGTCTTTCCTTCGAGACCGCTATGACCGACCTCGGCGGCCATGCTCAGTTCTATGGCCCTGGCACCATCCAGCTCGGCGGTCACGAGTCCCTGGGCGACACCGCTCGCGTTATGGGCTCGCTGCTCGACATCATGATGGCTCGCGTTGACCGTCACAAGGACGTCGTCGGCCTCGCCGAGGGCTCCGCTGTGCCCGTCATCAACGGCATGTCCGAGTTCAACCATCCCACGCAGGAGATGGGCGACCTCATGACCATGCTCGAGAACCTCCCCGAGGGCAAGAAGATCGAGGACTGCACCCTGGCCTTCATCGGCGACGCCACCCAGGTCTGCGTCTCCCTCATGTTCATCGCCTCCAAGGTCGGCATGAAGTTTGTCCAGTTTGGACCTAAGGGCCACCAGATTCCCGACGGCGGCCTGCACGTTGGCACCGTCGAGGAGCGCGCCGAGTTCGGCAAGCAGATGATGGCCATCGCCGAGGAGAACTGCAAGGTCTCCGGCGGCTCTGTCGTCATCTCCGACGACATCGAGTGCATCAAGGGCGCCGACTTCATCTACACCGACGTGTGGTATGGCCTGTACGACGAGGAGGTCTCGGGCGAGAACTACATGGACGTGTTCTATCCCAAGTATCAGGTCACCATGGACATGATGAACTTTGCCGGCCCCAACTCCAAGTTCATGCACTGCCTGCCGGCCACCCGCAACGAGGAGGTCGTCGACGAAGTCATGGACGATCCCGAGCGCTCCCTGTGCTGGGTCGAGGCCGAGAACCGCAAGCACTCCATCCGTGCTCTCCTTGCCGCCCTGGGCAAGCGCACCCCGCTCAACGACGAGGGTGTCGAGTACTCCGCCAAGGCTGAGCTCCACGCCGCTCTCGAGGCTCTCGAGCAGCTCTAA
- a CDS encoding LuxR C-terminal-related transcriptional regulator, translating to MRQVFLVFVGLYIFWTARKSTQVELKARVNNQRKHLIIGAILVGCIVAEDFYNILIVPMSLAPSWLQLYLSERNFSENVFACYFAILLIIYSYHVLSIRMQEAPEEKNVSDLDRHIEEQMPFYRNAYKLSNRETEVMRLVVLGKSNQEIADELFLAVGTVKTHIHNILVKTEQQNRTTLILHFWKR from the coding sequence ATGCGTCAGGTATTCCTTGTTTTCGTGGGGCTATATATCTTTTGGACGGCACGCAAGAGCACGCAAGTCGAGCTGAAGGCACGCGTTAACAACCAACGAAAGCACCTGATTATCGGCGCTATTCTGGTCGGTTGCATCGTTGCCGAGGATTTCTACAACATTCTGATTGTCCCCATGAGTCTGGCGCCCTCTTGGCTGCAACTATATCTGTCCGAGCGCAACTTTAGCGAAAACGTCTTTGCCTGCTACTTTGCGATTCTGCTGATCATTTACTCCTACCACGTGCTTTCAATCCGCATGCAGGAGGCGCCCGAGGAAAAGAACGTCAGCGATCTTGATCGACACATCGAAGAGCAGATGCCCTTCTATCGCAACGCCTACAAGCTCTCCAACCGTGAGACCGAAGTTATGCGTCTGGTCGTACTGGGCAAATCGAACCAAGAGATCGCTGACGAGCTATTCCTTGCCGTGGGCACCGTCAAGACCCACATCCACAACATCCTGGTCAAAACCGAACAGCAAAACCGCACGACGCTCATCCTCCACTTTTGGAAGCGATAA